The following nucleotide sequence is from Chromobacterium rhizoryzae.
GGTCAAGTTGGTAGTGTTCGATGACGCCCACAATTTGCCGCAAGCAGCTGTCGGCCGGGTGCGGTTCCATCGTGCCGACGCCTCAGAAAAAGAGGATGGCCTCACGGCCTGGGCATCGCAACGCCAGGTGATGTCAGGGCAAACGGCGCTGGCCAGTTTCGACTACAAACTGGTCGCCACGCTGCACGCTGCCCAGGACAGTGCGCAGCAGTCGGGACAGAGCGGGCAGGCGCTGCAGTCGACCCTGCAAAACTACGATGCGCCCGGCATCTACCTTGCCGGCGACGAGCAAAAACTGAACCACTACGCCAAATTGCGCCAGCAGGCGTTGGACCTGCAGTCCAAGCAATTCAGCGGCAGCGGTACCGTGCGCGGCCTGCTGCCTGGCGAATATTTCCGTCTGGACGACCACCCCGCGCACGATGCCGACGCGGCGGCGCAACGCGAATTTGTCGTCACGCAGCAAACCCTGCGTGCCAACAACAACTTGGGCGCCGACCTGACCCAACAGCTGAGACAGGCCGCCCCGCGCCTGGTGCTCGAGCCCACAGACAACGCGCCGCCGTTTCAGACCACCTTCCAAGCACAACGCCGCGGCATTCCACTGACGCCGCCATACGCGCATACCGAACATGCTGCGCACACGAGCCTTGGCCCGCAGACCGGGACCGTTGTGGGGCCAAAAGACTGCCGCGAGGTGTACACCGATGAATTCGGCCGTATCAAGGTACAGCTGCATTGGCAAAGAGCCGCAGAGCACCCCACCATCGGCGCCAATATGGATGAGCGCTCCTCCTGCTGGCTGCGCGTCGCCATGCCCTCGGCCGGCGCTGGTTTCGGTCACATGCATCTTCCGCGAGTTGGCCAAGAAGTCCTGGTCAACTTTATCGAAGGGAATATTGACCGTCCTGTCGTCACCGGTGTTTTGTATAACGGCAGCCATATGCCGCCTCAGTTCAGCGGTGCCGGCAGCCTGCCAGGCAACAAAACGCTGTCCGGCATCAAATCCAAGGAGCACGACGGCCAGGGCTATAACGAACTGCTATTCGACGACACGCCAAACCAAGTCCGGTCACGGTTAGCCAGCACACACGGCGCCACGCAACTCAATCAAGGCTATCTCACCACGCCAAGACAAGACGGCAAAGCGAACCCCCGCGGTGAGGGCTTCGAGCTGCGCACCGACCAACACGGCGCTATCCGCGCCGCCAACGGCCTGCTCGTGACCACCGAGGCGCAGAACGGCGCCGGCGGCAAACAGCTGGCACGTGAGTATGCTAGCAGCCAACTGCAGTCTGCGCTGGCGCTGAGCCAGGTGCTGGCGGAAGCCGCCACCGCCCAGCAGGCCGACACCATGGAGACCGGCCCAGAGGAAATCGACGCCGACAACAGCAAGGGGCGTCAACGGCCCATAGGCCACCTGCAGCACCAGCTCGATGCGCTGCACGCCTGGGAAGCTGGGACCAACACCGATTCAGACGGCAAGATGGCTACCGGCGACCAGGCTGGCCAACAACCGCTGCTGGTACTGTCGGCGCCGGCCGGCCTGGCGAGCGTGTCCGAGCAGAGCCAGACCCTGGCTGCCGGCACCAACCTGGACCTGATTGCGCAGCGCGACCTCAACCAAACCTCCGGCCGGCGCTGGTTGGCCAATGTCGGCAAACACATCAGCCTGTTTGTCGCCGGTGTGGCGGACCAAGTGACCATGAAGCTGATTGCCGCCAAAGGCAAAGTCCAGGTACAGGCGCAAGAAGGCGAGATGGAGCTGACGGCCTCCAAAGATGTGGCTATCACTTCGACCAAAGGCCGCATCACCGTCACCGGCAAAGAAGAAATCTTGCTGACCTGCGGTGGCGCGTATATCCGGCTCAAAGGCGGCAACATCGAGCTGCACTGCCCGGGCAAAATCAGTATCAAGGGCAGCAGCCACGAGATGAGCGGACCTGCGAGCGTCTCGATGCCGATGCCGTTCCTGCCTAAAGGCTATCAGCGCAGCTATATCCTGCAAGACGAAAAAACTGGCGAGCCACTGGTCGGCAAAGCGTACCGGCTCAAATTGGCGAATGGCCGCACGCTGTCGGGTTACACCGACTGGCAGGGCAAGACGAGTGCCGCCTTCACGCCGAATGCCCAGCCGGTGGGGCTCGAGGCGCCCAAGCCTCCGGTCGAACAGGACTACACCCTGTACGGCTATGGCACTGGCCAAGCGGAGCGCGGGCTGCAGTTGAAAGACGACAACGGAGAAGACGCCTGATGGCCAAGTACCAACCAGCCGGGAGCACGATGACCATCGTGGAAGAGCGTCCCGAGTATGCCAAATTGCCCCATCCGGCCAACAAGCCCTACCTGACCGAGAAGGCCGACAAGGCGATTCTGGCCCCCAAGGCGGTAGAGGTGACCAGCAAGAAAACCGGCCGCCGCTATAACCTCAATATGCGGCAAATCACCATGTCTACGCTGATTCGCCTGGATGAGTATGGGCATGGCTTCAAATGGTTCTACAAAGCCGAGGTGAGCTTCGACATGAAGCGGAACCCCCCGATTCCCTTTCTCAGCTCTAGCTTGCGCGCGGAAGGGAGCAATCGACGGCATACCGTCAACCCGTTTCCCAAAGGGTTATCGAAAGGCTATTTGCGGCGCCCTGACCTGATTATTGTGAAGGATAAGGAAACGCGCTGGCCTGGCCGTACAGCTGCGGACCATGATGGCGTACCGCATGGTGATAATTTGGCTCGAGTAGTGGAGATTAAATTTCCAGGCGACTATTTGGAATGGCGGCAAGAACAGGCCTACCAAGATATTTCTGGGGGACCAATTCGGTTCACCGTGCTGGATGTGCGTGACCGCCGCAAGGAAAAGGAATCGACGCAACCAGCTAAAGCGCCAGTATTTAGTTCGCAGTCACAAACCCAATCCAAGTCACAAAGCCAGCGCGTACCGGCGCCTATCTATAGCCCAGTGCCTGTCTCAACCCCCGGCTACATCCAGGACTGGGGTACACAGTTACAACGCGAGCTGCATGAGATGTGGGCCGGTGCCAAGAAAGGCATGGAGGGCCTGGCGAAAGATACCCGCGACTGGCTGGCACAAGAGGCCGCTTGGCTGTTAGAGTCAGGCCGCTGGGTGCTCGACCAAACCAGTCACGCCTGGACCTGGGTCAACGAGCAAGGCCGCATGCTGGCGAGTTGGACCGAGGCGCAATTGAAGGCGGTATGGGCCAAGATTGAACGCTACTGCGACATCGCCTGGAGCGAGATTAGCCAGATTGAGTGGGGGCAGATTGTGCTCAATGTCAGCAAGGTGGTGGTCGGCATTGCACTGGTGGTGGCGGCCGCCGTGGTGATGGTACTTGCCCTGCCGGCTGAGCTGGTGGCCGGCTTCCTCGCCTGCGTGGGGATTCTCGGTGGTGCCACGATGGCGACCACGGCATAGATTAGGATTGAGAAATGGAACAAACATCGCTACCGCGGCAGCTGCAACGACTGCAGCAATACCAGGGTGATTTGACGGGGACCATGGGTACCGACGACACGGTGGTCATTCGTCCTGGCTTGATTGCTACCTTCTTCTACGAGGGTGGCAGTACGGTGGCCGTACGTCACAAAATCGTCGAGTGTTTCGATTACTTTTATGAGCTGTTTGGCGCCCAGTTGAAAGGCAAGTTTTTCTCAGGCGAAAAGTTTGGCCAAATGACGACGGCCATCTACCAACGGTGCCGGACGAAAGCCCTGGAGCTCGTCGACCCGGATGATGCGCTGGAGTGGCTCATTACCTCGGAAAAAACCAAGGACTACGCACCCAGCTACCAAATGGGGTGCCTGACCATTCAACGTGTACACG
It contains:
- a CDS encoding type VI secretion system Vgr family protein gives rise to the protein MDLNLNTLLASFASAFTQEHRLLTLSLGEGQIAAEQMLPQSLEGTEGVSQSYRYLLTCLSPSDGIELKALLGQAARIGIKDANGAEVIRCGIVSSAERLGADGGFAQYRIAVEAPFSLLRHRRTARVFQDMPVSEIVRQIISEHQTANPVFARVQSLAFETAELPVRSYCVQYKESDFDFIVRLLHSEGLAWRFMHLDDDGPKVKLVVFDDAHNLPQAAVGRVRFHRADASEKEDGLTAWASQRQVMSGQTALASFDYKLVATLHAAQDSAQQSGQSGQALQSTLQNYDAPGIYLAGDEQKLNHYAKLRQQALDLQSKQFSGSGTVRGLLPGEYFRLDDHPAHDADAAAQREFVVTQQTLRANNNLGADLTQQLRQAAPRLVLEPTDNAPPFQTTFQAQRRGIPLTPPYAHTEHAAHTSLGPQTGTVVGPKDCREVYTDEFGRIKVQLHWQRAAEHPTIGANMDERSSCWLRVAMPSAGAGFGHMHLPRVGQEVLVNFIEGNIDRPVVTGVLYNGSHMPPQFSGAGSLPGNKTLSGIKSKEHDGQGYNELLFDDTPNQVRSRLASTHGATQLNQGYLTTPRQDGKANPRGEGFELRTDQHGAIRAANGLLVTTEAQNGAGGKQLAREYASSQLQSALALSQVLAEAATAQQADTMETGPEEIDADNSKGRQRPIGHLQHQLDALHAWEAGTNTDSDGKMATGDQAGQQPLLVLSAPAGLASVSEQSQTLAAGTNLDLIAQRDLNQTSGRRWLANVGKHISLFVAGVADQVTMKLIAAKGKVQVQAQEGEMELTASKDVAITSTKGRITVTGKEEILLTCGGAYIRLKGGNIELHCPGKISIKGSSHEMSGPASVSMPMPFLPKGYQRSYILQDEKTGEPLVGKAYRLKLANGRTLSGYTDWQGKTSAAFTPNAQPVGLEAPKPPVEQDYTLYGYGTGQAERGLQLKDDNGEDA
- a CDS encoding VRR-NUC domain-containing protein, with amino-acid sequence MAKYQPAGSTMTIVEERPEYAKLPHPANKPYLTEKADKAILAPKAVEVTSKKTGRRYNLNMRQITMSTLIRLDEYGHGFKWFYKAEVSFDMKRNPPIPFLSSSLRAEGSNRRHTVNPFPKGLSKGYLRRPDLIIVKDKETRWPGRTAADHDGVPHGDNLARVVEIKFPGDYLEWRQEQAYQDISGGPIRFTVLDVRDRRKEKESTQPAKAPVFSSQSQTQSKSQSQRVPAPIYSPVPVSTPGYIQDWGTQLQRELHEMWAGAKKGMEGLAKDTRDWLAQEAAWLLESGRWVLDQTSHAWTWVNEQGRMLASWTEAQLKAVWAKIERYCDIAWSEISQIEWGQIVLNVSKVVVGIALVVAAAVVMVLALPAELVAGFLACVGILGGATMATTA